A genomic segment from Gossypium hirsutum isolate 1008001.06 chromosome D04, Gossypium_hirsutum_v2.1, whole genome shotgun sequence encodes:
- the LOC107955209 gene encoding protein EARLY RESPONSIVE TO DEHYDRATION 15 gives MKIRVHLVSLSPIYIFSVYSRLILSLSLFRCPTKASELQMEILSQRPSSFSTLNPNAPLFVPLAYRTVEDFSDEWWALVQSSPCFRDYWLQERFHDPQNDDADLLFPDDLDAVFDDYDDFFVDPTCEGKEEDTQKELVPVGAFKWRKGRVVSESTRFLEKAPKIVNVKVSPRNIHQPR, from the exons ATGAAAATCCGGGTTCATTTAGTAAGCTTATcccctatatatatattcagtGTGTACTCACGATTGATCTTATCCTTATCTCTTTTCCGTTGTCCGACAAAAGCTTCAGAATTGCAAATGGAGATTCTTTCTCAACGACCATCTTCTTTCTCAACTTTGAATCCCAACGCTCCATTGTTTGTTCCGTTAGCGTATCGGACGGTGGAGGATTTCTCTGATGAGTGGTGGGCTCTCGTCCAATCCTCCCCGTGTTTCCGCGACTACTGGCTTCAAGAACGTTTCCACGATCCCCAAAACGACGACGCCGATCTTCTTTTTCCCGACGATCTTGATGCCGTCTTTGACGATTACGACGACTTTTTCGTTGACCCTACCT GTGAAGGGAAGGAAGAAGATACTCAAAAGGAATTGGTACCCGTTGGAGCATTCAAATGGCGGAAGGGGCGAGTTGTGAGCGAGTCAACTAGGTTTCTTGAGAAAGCGCCCAAGATCGTGAATGTGAAAGTGAGTCCGAGGAATATTCACCAACCAAGGTAG
- the LOC107955210 gene encoding amino acid transporter AVT6C: protein MSSSAITSANAPLLGENKPPAKHTSVSSAVFNVSTSIIGAGIMSIPATLKVLGVIPAFMLIVIIAWLADISVEFLMRYTHAGKSTTYAGVMKESFGRIGSVLVQLCVITNNLGCLIIYLIIIGDVLSGNQPEGSVHLGVLQEWFGIHWWNSRAFSILFIVAFVMLPLVSFRRVDALRFSSALAVFLAVLFVSISSVMAIHALIEGKTETPRLLPYLDSNASFFDLFTAVPVIVTAFTFHFNVHPIGLEMDKPSDMMKAVRISLILCGTIYFTVGIFGYLLFGESIMPDILVNFDQNSGSALGSLLNDVVRLSYALHLVLVFPLLNFSLRANIDEFLFPSRPILAKDNTRFMSLTLILLAICYLAAIAIPNIWYFFEFMGSTSAVSLAFVFPGAIALRDVHGISTSRDRIVSAVMIILAAVTSVIAISSNIYSFFT, encoded by the exons ATGTCTTCTTCGGCCATCACCAGTGCAAATGCACCGCTCCTCGGGGAAAACAAGCCACCTGCAAAGCATACATCGGTCTCCAGCGCTGTGTTCAATGTGTCAACTAGCATTATTGGTGCTGGAATAATGTCAATCCCAGCAACTCTCAAGGTGCTAGGAGTAATCCCAGCATTTATGTTGATAGTGATTATAGCTTGGCTAGCAGACATCTCGGTTGAATTTCTGATGAGGTATACACATGCTGGGAAGTCAACCACTTATGCCGGTGTCATGAAGGAGTCGTTTGGGCGGATTGGATCTGTCCTGGTGCAGTTATGTGTCATTACAAATAATCTTGGTTGCTTGATcatttatttgattattattg GGGATGTTCTTTCAGGAAATCAACCTGAAGGATCAGTGCACTTGGGCGTTTTACAAGAATGGTTTGGCATTCACTGGTGGAATTCCCGTGccttttcaatccttttcattGTTGCTTTCGTTATGCTTCCATTGGTTTCATTTAGGCGTGTAG ATGCATTAAGGTTCAGTTCTGCATTAGCAGTTTTTCTAGCTGTGCTGTTTGTTTCCATCAGTTCAGTGATGGCAATACATGCACTTATCGAAGGGAAAACCGAAACCCCGAGACTGCTGCCTTACTTGGACAGCAATGCCTCTTTTTTCGATCTCTTCACTGCTGTCCCGGTTATTGTAACAGCTTTCACTTTTCATTTCAATG TTCATCCAATTGGTTTAGAGATGGACAAACCTTCTGATATGATGAAAGCAGTCCGAATTTCACTGATACTCTGCGGTACCATCTATTTTACAGTTGGGATCTTCGGATACCTTCTTTTTGGTGAATCGATCATGCCTGATATACTTGTTAATTTCGACCAAAATTCTGGTTCAGCACTCGGTTCTTTACTCAATGATGTAGTTCGGTTGAGCTATGCCCTTCACCTAGTGCTGGTGTTTCCCCTCTTAAACTTCTCATTAAGGGCCAATATTGATGAATTCCTTTTCCCAAGTAGGCCTATCCTGGCAAAAGATAACACCAGATTCATGTCCCTCACTCTTATTCTGCTAGCCATTTGTTACTTGGCAGCCATAGCCATCCCTAACATATGGTATTTCTTTGAATTTATGGGATCAACCTCTGCAGTCAGCCTTGCTTTTGTCTTCCCGGGTGCTATTGCTCTTAG GGATGTTCATGGCATATCGACATCAAGAGATCGGATTGTGTCTGCAGTAATGATAATTTTGGCTGCTGTTACAAGTGTAATAGCCATTTCCTCTAACATATACAGCTTTTTCACCTGA
- the LOC107955213 gene encoding protein LURP-one-related 14 — protein MAVPQMVYGVPMISFAGDGFCLPYPLDLIVNRKQHGLSNIHYQVSDGKGNLYLLADGSYTTLFRKRVLRNSAGFPILTIREKAITGKKWMVQRGESSEKSQLLFTVQRSRFQPMKTRLEVFLVGNIDKDISNFTVVGSNYPSQYIRVYKGDTILAEGQKESFRVSIPSGVDYAFIAALIIILVECE, from the exons ATGGCAGTTCCACAAATGGTATATGGGGTTCCTATGATTAGTTTTGCTGGGGATGGGTTCTGTTTGCCTTACCCTTTGGATTTAATTGTCAACAGAAAGCAACATGGCCTCTCAAATATACATTATCAAGTGTCAGATGGCAAAGGAAATCTTTACCTCCTTGCCGATGGCTCCTACACGACCCTTTTCAGAAAACGAGTCCTGCGCAACTCTGCTGGCTTCCCTATCCTCACAATCCGCGAAAAG GCAATCACTGGTAAAAAATGGATGGTTCAGAGAGGTGAAAGTTCAGAGAAAAGTCAACTTCTTTTTACCGTGCAGCGATCACGCTTTCAACCAATGAAAACAAGGCTTGAAGTGTTTTTAGTAGGCAACATAGATAAGGATATCAGCAACTTCACGGTTGTAGGTTCCAATTATCCATCTCAATATATAAGAGTTTATAAAGGGGATACTATTCTTGCAGAG GGTCAAAAAGAGAGTTTCAGGGTTAGTATTCCTTCAGGAGTGGATTATGCATTCATTGCAGCACTGATAATCATCCTTGTTGAATGTGAATGA
- the LOC121216367 gene encoding LOW QUALITY PROTEIN: GDSL esterase/lipase At2g30310-like (The sequence of the model RefSeq protein was modified relative to this genomic sequence to represent the inferred CDS: deleted 2 bases in 1 codon), whose protein sequence is MSTSKSNLFMVALLLVSMTIINTCASAGTNPKFPAIIIFGDSTVDPGNNNYIDTIFKGNVAPYGINFPGHVPTGRFSDGKLVTDFVASSLGIKDAVPPFLDPNLSDDNLRTGVSFASSGSGYDDLTTLLSNVITVSRQVEMFRSYIEKLKGIVGDEEANNIIAQALVVVSAGTNDLIFNFFDIPTRRLEFDISGYQSFLLQRLEDFVKQIYDLGCRNIVVAGLPPVGCLPVQMTVRLENPMNRQCLEDQNSDARSYNEKLVKLLPEIQAELPRSKLVYADIYHPLMDMIIHPQQYGNVETTVGCCGTGVLGLSLFCKSVTSACGNPSQYVFWDSVHPTQQVYRQLAKYIVKEVVPKLLPN, encoded by the exons ATGTCAACCTCAAAGTCCAACCTCTTCATGGTCGCACTACTACTAGTCTCGATGACCATCATCAACACC TGCGCCAGCGCCGGCACCAACCCAAAGTTCCCTGCCATTATCATCTTTGGTGACTCAACAGTGGATCCCGGTAACAACAACTATATCGACACAATCTTTAAAGGCAACGTAGCCCCATATGGGATAAACTTTCCAGGCCACGTTCCTACAGGCAGGTTTTCGGATGGCAAACTTGTTACGGACTTTGTGGCATCTTCTTTAGGGATCAAAGATGCCGTACCGCCTTTCTTGGACCCAAATCTATCAGACGATAACCTCCGCACCGGTGTTAGCTTTGCCTCTTCTGGTTCCGGATATGATGATTTAACTACATTGTTGTCCAATGTCATCACGGTTTCAAGGCAAGTTGAGATGTTTAGAAGCTACATAGAGAAGCTTAAGGGAATTGTAGGAGATGAAGAGGCCAACAACATCATTGCTCAGGCTCTGGTGGTAGTCAGTGCAGGAACTAATGACCTTATTTTCAATTTCTTCGATATACCAACAAGACGGTTGGAGTTCGACATTAGCGGTTACCAAAGTTTTCTGCTGCAAAGACTAGAAGACTTTGTTAAG CAAATATATGATTTGGGATGTCGAAACATAGTCGTGGCTGGTTTACCTCCAGTTGGATGCCTGCCGGTTCAAATGACGGTCAGACTTGAGAATCCAATGAATCGACAATGCTTGGAGGATCAGAACTCAGATGCGCGATCTTATAATGAGAAGCTGGTGAAATTGTTGCCTGAAATACAAGCGGAGCTGCCAAGGTCCAAACTTGTGTATGCAGACATTTATCATCCATTGATGGACATGATCATTCATCCTCAACAATATG GAAATGTAGAAACAACAGTGGGTTGCTGTGGCACCGGTGTCCTGGGGCTTTCATTATTCTGTAAATCGGTGACATCGGCATGTGGAAATCCTTCACAGTATGTGTTTTGGGATAGTGTTCATCCAACCCAACAAGTTTACCGACAACTTGCCAAATACATCGTCAAGGAAGTCGTTCCCAAATTATTACCAAATTAA